GACAAAGTGAGACACGACCGGTTCGGAATTGGAGAAGTAGTTTTTCTGGACGGCACCGATCCTCAAAACATTAAAGCAAAAGTCATCTTCCAGAACGAAGGGGAGAAAAATCTGATTCTTAAGTTTGCGAAGCTGGTGAAGATTTGATTTTCGCATGGTTTTTTCTCAAGAACTACACAGATTTTCACGTGTTGTCGTTGCGGGAGTAAGGAACGAACGACGCAGCCACCTCAGGTCTTTTTAATTTTTCCCATTAATTACACAGTGTTTGCAAATTTATAGGTGTTAAAATGCCCTTTAAAATTTCCATATTCACCTCACCAACTCCTCAAACAACCTCGCAAACGTAGCATCTAAATCCTTTGTTTTTCCAGGATGTGGCCGGGATGTCTGAACCACAGAACTTCTCACCGCTGTTAGCCAGCGGAATCGTTCGGGAATGTCGAGTTGGGCAATTGGTCCGCCGTCTTTGTCGCCACTGGCAATTTTCTGAAAGTTTTCAAGAGAATTTTGCACTTCTTCGTAATCAACTTTACTGTGCATCAGTTTGAATTTATCGGGACAGATGTGAAACGCCACCCGGATAAATTTTTCCTTTTTCGAAAACATCACCAGTCCGATATTGAAAAATTCTTCTCTTTCAACCTTTGGAACCAGGCGGATTACGGCATATTCGTATAACTTATCCTCTTGCATTTTTCGCTTCATTTAAAAAGATTTCAGAATGTTCCAGCCTTGTTTTCAGGAAATTAAAATACACTTCGCGGATTTCGTCCGGTGTTTCTTCCGCATCATTCCACTGAAGCCAGTCCACAGGAATTAAATTCACA
The sequence above is a segment of the Chryseobacterium taklimakanense genome. Coding sequences within it:
- a CDS encoding DUF3037 domain-containing protein, which gives rise to MQEDKLYEYAVIRLVPKVEREEFFNIGLVMFSKKEKFIRVAFHICPDKFKLMHSKVDYEEVQNSLENFQKIASGDKDGGPIAQLDIPERFRWLTAVRSSVVQTSRPHPGKTKDLDATFARLFEELVR